The DNA segment CAAACTAACATCTTCTCATCTTTCAGCCAGATTGCTGCAAGATTTAGCACCGTGCTTAACTTTTAGTTAAGTCGGTTGCCGGGCTTCATAGGGCTTTTCCCTCCACCTGCTCTTGATAAGAAAACGATTCGTATTTATTCACATTAATAAGTTGTTAAACTTTATTTTGGATTATCGCAAGAAAAAAAACATTTGTCAACTTATTTTTTGAACATTTCTAAACAACTAATTCTTCTGACAGCTTCAGCTAACCGTTCTTCGGATGATAATAATCCTACTCGAACAAAGCCTTCTCCATATTCACCAAAACCAATACCTGGTGCGACCATTATATGGGCTTGATCAAGTAGAATTTCAGCAAATTGTCCAGATGTGTACCCTTCTGGCACCTTAAGCCAAGCAAAAAAGGATCCCTTTGGTGCGGTTACATCCCAACCTATCGACCGAAGTCCGTTAATTAATACATTACGTCTTCGCTCATATAGTTCATTCAATTCTCTTACACATTCTTGTGATGCAGTTAAAGCTGTAGCTGCCGCTTCTTGAACAGCTCCGAACAAACTTACATACAGATGATCCTGTAGGAGTTCAATGGCTGAAATCACACTTTCATTCCCTACAGCAAATCCTACACGCCAGCCAGCCATATTGTAGGTTTTAGATAAAGTATAAATTTCGATTCCTACTTCTTTAGCCCCTTCGGTTTCTAGGAAGCTTATAGGTCTCTGACCGTCGAAACCAATGGCACCGTAAGCAAAATCGTGAACAACGCAAATATTTTGATCGTTTGCCAGTTTCACTGTTTCTTTGAAAAATTCTTCAGTGGCAACAGCACCGGTAGGATTATTTGGGTAATTCAAAAACATGACCTTTGCTTTTACTAACGATTCGGAAGAAAGTTCGTTGTAGTCAGGTAAAAATGCATTTTCCTCCCTCAATGGCATTGTAACCATTTCCGCTTTTGCCAGAGCCACACCTGACCAATAATCTGGATAACCGGGATCTGGCACAAGAATGGTATCCCCTGGATTCAACAAGCACTGTGGAATCTCTACGAGTCCTGCTTTGCCGCCAAAAAGAATAGCC comes from the Neobacillus sp. PS2-9 genome and includes:
- a CDS encoding pyridoxal phosphate-dependent aminotransferase; its protein translation is MKQFPPSELLNSLPKQFFAGLVKKVGEYIAEGHDVINLGQGNPDQPTPEHIVSKLQEAAANPINHKYSPFQGHRYLKQAAADFYLREYGVTINPDKEVAILFGGKAGLVEIPQCLLNPGDTILVPDPGYPDYWSGVALAKAEMVTMPLREENAFLPDYNELSSESLVKAKVMFLNYPNNPTGAVATEEFFKETVKLANDQNICVVHDFAYGAIGFDGQRPISFLETEGAKEVGIEIYTLSKTYNMAGWRVGFAVGNESVISAIELLQDHLYVSLFGAVQEAAATALTASQECVRELNELYERRRNVLINGLRSIGWDVTAPKGSFFAWLKVPEGYTSGQFAEILLDQAHIMVAPGIGFGEYGEGFVRVGLLSSEERLAEAVRRISCLEMFKK